In one Dreissena polymorpha isolate Duluth1 chromosome 7, UMN_Dpol_1.0, whole genome shotgun sequence genomic region, the following are encoded:
- the LOC127837163 gene encoding uncharacterized protein LOC127837163, with amino-acid sequence MSNLRSEILTHDMSNIEILVNNGSKELFELLRDTSIGILDLGTADCASLASEILHTLNKLTKLYLWGTYTGRCDLRLPASLQCICLVDVKCSSEWLCSLLITLSSLDHPVECVLWDVAWQSSKEARGKKSQCSTNVKADVNDSSNTNVSDLHTQMLSCDMSNIELRVLKFQKELFEMLRGTSIRSVQLQAFDDVSLTFLTQNTLPAFTEIRLQGTYLNDFNHTLPSTLQLIILQEGSCSSDWLYSLMLKLSTLNHAVRVYLAKYIVLQRREAIGKYPEPLMRGADLSSVKLEVLKDCPGLYETLPTMHITSLNMTKIEHTDLLSQTLPLLTHLQQLRICLNKYDMEMKLPECVKYVFIIYKTLSPSSLQQYVNNLSTIKHSVQCKLLIRMEENDDEYTRIKQNFCELKSVNVEQFEIVNKKGTVRRAAALTLSATADDCDDDYDKHLLRREGDYVDSKPWIHYCKIRLNILFTDACGVSS; translated from the coding sequence atGTCGAATTTGCGATCTGAAATACTGACACATGACATGTCCAACATTGAGATATTAGTGAATaatggcagtaaggaactgtttgaactattacgtgatactaGTATTGGGATCCTAGACCTTGGGACGGCtgattgtgcctcattagcatccgagattcttcacacgctgaatAAGCTAACTAAGCTTTATTTGTGGGGAACCTATACGGGTAGATGTGATCTGAGACTGCCTGCGTCATTGCAATGTATTTGTCTCGTGGATGTCAAATGTTCATCTgaatggctgtgcagcttgttgatcacgctctcttcattagatcatcctgtcgagtGTGTGTTGTGGGATGTTGCATGGCAGTCAAGTAAAGAAGCCCGGGGAAAGAAATCACAATGTTCAACAAATGTTAAAGCTGATGTTAATGATAGTTCGAATACGAATGTGTCTGATTTACATACACAAATGTTGTCATGTGACATGTCGAACATTGAACTACGCGTCTTAAAATTCCAAAAAGAGCTGTTTGAAATGTTGCGAGGCACGAGTATAAGAAGCGTGCAGCTTCAGGCTTTTGACGATGTTTCACTGACATTTTTGACACAAAACACGTTACCAGCGTTTACGGAAATTCGATTACAAGGGACTTACTTGAATGATTTTAATCACACATTACCATCGActcttcaattaattattttacaaGAAGGATCATGCTCATCAGATTGGCTGTACAGTTTGATGTTAAAACTTTCAACGCTTAATCATGCAGTGCGCGTCtacttagctaaatacatcgttTTACAGAGGCGTGAGGCGATTGGGAAATACCCCGAACCGCTAATGCGAGGTGCAGATTTGTCAAGTGTTAAGTTGGAAGTATTAAAGGATTGTCCTGGATTGTATGAAACATTACCCACAATGCATATAACCAGTCTGAACATGACTAAAATAGAACACACCGACCTGCTGTCACAGACACTGCCCCTTCTCACCCACTTGCAGCAGCTAAGGATTTGTTTGAACAAGTATGATATGGAGATGAAACTGCCAGAATGTGTTAAgtatgtgtttataatttataaaacattgtccCCATCATCACTCCAACAATATGTGAATAATCTGTCTACTATCAAACATAGTGTACAGTGTAAACTGCTGATCCGTATGGAAGAGAATGACGATGAATATACGAGAATCAAGCAAAActtttgtgaattaaaatcagTTAATGTCGAACAGTTTGAAATTGTGAACAAAAAGGGTACTGTTCGTAGAGCTGCTGCTCTTACACTATCTGCTACTGCTGATGATTGCGATGACGATTACGACAAACATTTACTCCGACGAGAGGGAGATTACGTTGATTCGAAACCATGGATTCACTATTGTAAAATTCGTCTGAACATTTTGTTCACAGACGCCTGTGGAGTGAGTTCTTAA